The Microbacterium sp. KUDC0406 genome includes a window with the following:
- a CDS encoding GTP pyrophosphokinase gives MSTVPVDDVAIAEARQLRDEFQRFLREYEFGMREVETKISILRDEFTHNHAYNPIEHVKSRLKSPDSIVEKVARKGIDPDFDSIRREITDIAGVRVTCSFVTDVYRLFDLFTQQDDVTVRVVKDYIAEPKPNGYRSLHVIAEIPVFLSTGAVPVPVEVQFRTIAMDFWASLEHKIHYKFDGRVPGHLVQSLTEAAEAAGELDLRMERLHREAHEINHRVLEA, from the coding sequence ATGAGCACGGTACCCGTCGACGACGTCGCGATCGCAGAGGCCAGGCAGCTGCGGGACGAGTTCCAGCGGTTCCTGCGCGAGTACGAGTTCGGAATGCGCGAGGTCGAGACGAAGATCTCGATCCTGCGCGACGAGTTCACGCACAACCACGCCTACAACCCGATCGAGCACGTCAAGAGCCGGCTGAAGTCGCCGGACAGCATCGTCGAGAAGGTGGCGCGCAAGGGCATCGATCCCGATTTCGACAGCATCCGCCGCGAGATCACCGACATCGCGGGCGTGCGGGTGACCTGCAGCTTCGTCACCGACGTGTACCGGCTGTTCGACCTGTTCACCCAGCAGGACGACGTGACGGTCCGGGTGGTCAAGGACTACATCGCCGAGCCCAAGCCGAACGGCTATCGCAGCCTGCACGTGATCGCTGAGATCCCGGTGTTCCTCTCGACCGGCGCCGTGCCGGTGCCCGTCGAGGTGCAGTTCCGCACGATCGCGATGGACTTCTGGGCCAGCCTCGAGCACAAGATCCACTACAAGTTCGACGGGCGGGTGCCTGGACATCTCGTGCAGAGTCTCACCGAGGCCGCCGAAGCGGCCGGCGAGCTCGATCTGCGCATGGAGCGGCTGCACCGCGAGGCGCACGAGATCAATCACCGCGTGCTCGAGGCCTGA
- a CDS encoding SOS response-associated peptidase, producing the protein MNTEITEFVQRTGRRPEEWAPNWEAAYNIAPTEQIPVLIDSAKTGELRFETARWSLAPAWSPTLKLKLPTFNARAEGMAEKTTWRKPWQTHRAIVLARGFFEWTGERGSKTPWFMSHPNGALMGFAGLCSWWPDPTKDKDDPERWTLTATIVTSDAVQTLAGIHDRTPVILPEHMWLQWIDPSVVGDQALAAPRGAPGAGRPPTRPSAQSLTPVQLRLSEQPVTVVQDSLHIWATHGCASATPTCAAPSWCAAGRRMP; encoded by the coding sequence GTGAACACGGAGATCACGGAGTTTGTGCAGCGCACCGGTCGGCGGCCGGAGGAATGGGCGCCGAACTGGGAGGCCGCGTACAACATCGCGCCGACCGAGCAGATCCCTGTGCTGATCGACTCCGCCAAGACGGGGGAGCTGCGCTTCGAGACGGCGCGATGGTCGCTCGCGCCGGCATGGTCACCGACACTCAAACTGAAGCTCCCGACGTTCAACGCTCGGGCCGAGGGCATGGCGGAGAAGACGACCTGGCGCAAGCCGTGGCAGACGCACCGCGCAATCGTCCTCGCACGCGGGTTCTTCGAGTGGACGGGGGAGCGGGGCAGTAAGACACCCTGGTTCATGAGCCACCCGAACGGCGCACTGATGGGCTTCGCCGGCCTGTGCTCGTGGTGGCCGGACCCGACCAAGGACAAGGACGACCCGGAGCGGTGGACCCTCACGGCCACGATCGTCACCTCTGACGCCGTGCAGACCCTCGCCGGCATCCACGACCGCACCCCGGTGATCCTCCCGGAGCACATGTGGCTGCAGTGGATCGACCCGAGCGTGGTCGGTGACCAGGCGCTCGCAGCGCCTCGAGGAGCGCCAGGTGCAGGCCGCCCGCCGACGCGGCCCTCTGCACAATCGCTCACACCCGTGCAGTTGCGGCTGAGTGAGCAGCCCGTCACCGTCGTTCAGGACAGCCTCCACATCTGGGCCACGCATGGCTGCGCTTCGGCGACGCCGACGTGCGCTGCACCGTCCTGGTGCGCCGCTGGACGGCGGATGCCGTAG
- a CDS encoding ABC transporter ATP-binding protein, giving the protein MNVSKSFDQRTILNDVSFRFDGPGSLAVMGPSGTGKTTVLGIIAGAESLDSGRVHVDGKDSDSSIAWIVQSSPLLTRRTVIENVLLGAICRGLPLTDAQTNASVTLSDLLIEDLATKQIRYLSGGERQRVAVARGIASEASVLLADEPTASLDPEARSAVCDALERTSRSGRIVIIATHDPYVASRCDRVIRLEDGKVLEHKTP; this is encoded by the coding sequence GTGAACGTTTCCAAGTCGTTCGATCAACGAACGATCCTGAATGATGTGTCGTTCCGCTTCGACGGGCCGGGGTCATTGGCGGTCATGGGACCCTCTGGGACGGGCAAGACCACCGTGCTTGGGATTATCGCTGGTGCCGAGTCCTTGGACAGCGGACGGGTTCACGTCGACGGAAAGGACTCGGACTCGTCTATCGCCTGGATAGTTCAGTCCTCGCCGTTGCTCACTCGACGAACAGTCATTGAGAACGTGCTCCTAGGTGCGATTTGTCGTGGGCTACCGCTCACGGATGCTCAGACGAACGCATCCGTGACCCTAAGCGATCTTCTGATCGAAGACCTCGCTACGAAGCAGATACGGTACCTCTCTGGTGGCGAACGACAACGGGTGGCCGTGGCTCGGGGCATCGCGTCGGAAGCTTCCGTCTTGCTCGCCGACGAACCGACCGCATCGCTTGACCCGGAAGCACGATCTGCAGTCTGCGACGCGCTTGAACGTACAAGCAGGTCGGGGCGGATCGTCATCATCGCGACGCATGATCCCTACGTGGCGAGCCGATGCGACCGCGTTATCAGACTTGAGGATGGCAAGGTTCTTGAGCACAAAACCCCGTAA